A genomic window from Onychostoma macrolepis isolate SWU-2019 chromosome 22, ASM1243209v1, whole genome shotgun sequence includes:
- the LOC131530400 gene encoding zinc finger protein 239-like, with protein MHSEDQEEHKSVKIEFIEDYSEIKSDPDPFRVKHEDTEKPIDLMEENEESKELNEAEEKHHVKTEDESYSLQTRGTKYFSCPQCEKSFLSKQAIKYHMRIHTGEKPYACDECGKSFRQAEALKLHQKIHSGVKEHMCFDCGKSYATVTVLKLHQRIHTGEKPYKCSHCEKRFSQSGQLKAHERVHTGEKPYACDQCGRSFTQAYGLKVHLHSHSDKKGFNCDQCGKKFARASYLKKHLKIHSEEKPHLCTLCGKSFLWLNDLKLHQKRHSGVKNHECFKCETTFSTDYQLKQHQIIHTGEKP; from the exons ATGCATTCAGAGGACCAGGAAGAACATAAATCTGTAAAGATAGAGTTTATtgaagattacagtgagatcaAAAGTGATCCAGACCCCTTCAGAGTGAAGCATGAAGATACGGAAAAACCAatag actTGATGGAGGAGAATGAGGAGAGCAAAGAACTGAATGAAGCGGAGGAGAAACATCATGTCAAAACTGAAGATGAATCTTACTCACTGCAAACAAGAGGCACAAAATATTTTAGCTGCCCTCAATGTGAAAAGAGTTTCTTATCCAAACAAGCTATTAAGTatcacatgagaattcatactggagagaaaccgtacgCATGTGATGAATGTGGGAAGAGTTTTAGACAAGCAGAAGCTCTTAAATTACACCAGAAAATACACAGCGGTGTGAAGGAGCATATGTGCTTTGATTGTGGGAAGTCTTATGCTACCGTTACCGTATTGAAACTGCACcagagaattcacactggagaaaagccttacaagtgttcacactgtgaaaAGAGATTTAGTCAATCAGGACAACTAAAAGCACATGAGAGGgtccacactggagaaaaaccgtacgcatgtgatcaatgtgggaGGAGTTTTACACAAGCATACGGTCTTAAAGTACATCTGCATTCTCATTCAGATAAAAAAGGATTTAACTGTGATCAGTGTGGTAAAAAATTTGCTAGGGCATCATACTTGAAGAAGCACCTGAAAATTCATTCAGAAGAGAAGCCTCACCTGTGTactttgtgtggaaagagttttttaTGGCTGAATGATTTAAAATTACACCAGAAAAGACACAGCGGTGTGAAGAATCATGAGTGCTTTAAGTGTGAGACGACCTTTAGTACAGATTATCAACTGAAACAGCACCAGATAATTCACACTGGTGAAAAACCTTAA